The following proteins are co-located in the Microbacterium sp. SORGH_AS_0888 genome:
- a CDS encoding heavy metal translocating P-type ATPase, whose product MSEHDQPGHDHMDHADHDHRDHTPGTGVEHGQLAHDHAGMTQPGDMGHASATDHGGHTHSGHADHAGHAGHGDHVARFRRSFWIMLILAVPVVGFSPMFAMLIGYPLPDAAWVAWVSPVLGTVTYVWGGAPFLTGAVSEIRARQPGMMLLIGLAITVAFIASLGASLGLLDHELDFWWELALLIVIMLLGHWIEMRSLAQTTSALDSLAALLPDEAEKVQGDTTVTVPPVDLQVGDVVVVRPGGRVPADGRIVQGSASMDESMITGESRPVRRSDGDQVVAGTVATDSGLRAQITAVGEDTALAGIQRLVAEAQNSSSHAQRLADRAAAWLFWFALAAAAITAAVWTLIGLPDQAVVRSITVLVIACPHALGLAIPLVVSIATERAARAGVLIKDRLALESMRTVDTVLFDKTGTLTKGSPAVTAIAPAPGFDRDKVLALAASAETDSEHPLARAIVNAAKAAGLTVAASTDFESSPAVGVRAQVEGRTVQVGGPHLLGQGGRSELPVADQWREEGAIILHVLIDGAVAGALRLADEIRPESRAAVNALHARGVQVVMITGDAEAVAASVAADLGIDRHFAGVRPEDKASTVKQLQDEGRKVAMVGDGVNDAPALAQADVGIAIGAGTDVAIASAGVILASSDPRAVLSVIELSRASYRKMAQNLWWAAGYNLISVPLAAGVLAPIGFVLPMSVGAILMSLSTIVVALNAQLLRRLNLDPDAVTT is encoded by the coding sequence ATGAGCGAGCACGACCAGCCCGGTCATGACCACATGGACCACGCCGACCACGATCACCGCGACCACACCCCCGGGACCGGCGTCGAACACGGTCAGCTCGCGCACGATCACGCCGGGATGACTCAGCCCGGCGACATGGGCCATGCGTCGGCCACGGACCACGGCGGCCACACCCACTCCGGGCACGCGGACCACGCCGGGCATGCCGGACACGGCGATCACGTGGCTCGGTTCCGGCGGTCGTTCTGGATCATGCTGATCCTCGCCGTCCCGGTCGTGGGGTTCTCACCGATGTTCGCGATGCTGATCGGCTACCCCCTGCCGGATGCCGCGTGGGTTGCGTGGGTGTCGCCGGTGCTGGGCACCGTCACCTACGTGTGGGGAGGTGCTCCGTTCCTGACGGGCGCGGTCAGCGAGATCCGTGCCCGTCAGCCCGGGATGATGCTGCTGATCGGCCTGGCGATCACCGTCGCGTTCATCGCGTCGCTCGGCGCCAGCCTCGGCCTGCTCGACCACGAGCTGGACTTCTGGTGGGAGTTGGCGCTGCTGATCGTCATCATGCTTCTGGGCCACTGGATCGAGATGCGCTCCCTCGCCCAGACCACCTCCGCGCTGGACTCCCTGGCCGCGCTGTTGCCCGACGAAGCGGAAAAGGTCCAGGGCGACACCACCGTGACCGTTCCGCCCGTGGACCTTCAGGTGGGGGATGTCGTAGTGGTCCGCCCCGGCGGGCGGGTGCCCGCGGACGGACGGATCGTACAGGGCTCGGCGAGCATGGACGAGTCGATGATCACCGGCGAGTCCCGGCCGGTGCGGCGCAGCGACGGCGACCAGGTGGTCGCCGGGACGGTAGCCACCGACTCCGGGCTTCGGGCGCAGATCACCGCGGTGGGGGAGGACACCGCCCTCGCCGGAATCCAGCGACTGGTCGCCGAGGCGCAGAACTCTTCCTCGCACGCGCAGCGACTCGCGGACCGGGCCGCGGCGTGGCTGTTCTGGTTCGCCCTGGCCGCAGCGGCGATCACCGCCGCGGTGTGGACGCTCATCGGGCTGCCCGACCAGGCCGTGGTGCGCTCCATCACCGTGCTGGTGATCGCCTGCCCGCACGCATTGGGGCTGGCGATTCCGCTGGTGGTGTCCATCGCCACCGAGCGCGCCGCCCGCGCCGGTGTGCTGATCAAGGACCGGCTTGCGTTGGAGAGCATGCGCACCGTCGACACGGTGCTGTTCGACAAGACCGGCACACTGACCAAGGGATCCCCCGCCGTCACCGCCATCGCCCCCGCGCCAGGGTTCGACCGGGACAAGGTCCTCGCCCTCGCTGCATCCGCCGAAACCGACTCCGAACATCCCCTGGCGCGGGCGATCGTGAACGCCGCGAAAGCGGCCGGGCTCACCGTTGCTGCGTCGACCGACTTCGAGTCCTCACCAGCAGTCGGCGTCCGAGCCCAGGTAGAGGGACGCACCGTGCAGGTCGGCGGCCCCCACCTGCTCGGCCAAGGAGGCAGGAGCGAGCTGCCCGTCGCGGACCAGTGGCGAGAGGAAGGCGCGATCATCCTGCATGTCCTGATCGACGGAGCCGTGGCCGGCGCGCTTCGGCTGGCGGACGAGATTCGCCCCGAGTCCCGCGCCGCGGTGAACGCGCTGCACGCCCGCGGGGTGCAGGTCGTGATGATCACCGGCGACGCCGAGGCCGTCGCCGCCTCCGTCGCCGCAGACCTCGGCATCGACCGGCACTTCGCCGGAGTGCGCCCCGAAGACAAGGCGTCCACCGTGAAGCAACTGCAGGACGAGGGCCGTAAGGTCGCGATGGTCGGCGACGGCGTGAACGACGCCCCCGCCCTCGCACAAGCCGATGTCGGGATCGCGATCGGAGCCGGGACGGATGTCGCGATCGCCTCCGCCGGTGTCATCCTCGCCAGCTCCGACCCACGGGCGGTGCTGTCGGTGATCGAGCTGTCCCGCGCCAGCTACCGGAAGATGGCGCAGAATCTCTGGTGGGCCGCAGGGTACAACCTCATCTCGGTGCCCCTGGCCGCAGGGGTCCTGGCCCCGATCGGATTCGTGCTGCCCATGTCGGTGGGAGCGATCCTGATGTCGCTGTCTACCATCGTCGTGGCCCTCAACGCCCAGCTGCTGCGCCGGTTGAACCTCGATCCGGACGCCGTCACCACGTAG
- a CDS encoding aldo/keto reductase produces the protein MTQEPEATPTHDDVFSLGGELPVRRIGFGAMRLTDATGDGTHAGAKIWRVRTDPAAEIAVLRRAVELGVQLVDTADAYALGESEELIARALSPYGDDLVLATKVGNLRPSPSEWVPLGHPAYLTQQVELSLRRLRVDRIPLVQLHRLDPNYPIADQVGALAELRAQGKIAHIGLSEVTVSELDEARRTAPIAAVQNLYNLAARDHDPVVDHSAASGIAFLPFFPLAIGALARQGSAADAIATELGVTPSQVALAWLLHRAPNVIPIPGTTSPAHLEENVRAGRVALNEEHLRRLGGTDPRVPSGAERRR, from the coding sequence ATGACTCAGGAACCCGAGGCAACGCCCACCCACGACGACGTCTTCTCGCTCGGAGGCGAACTACCCGTCCGGAGGATCGGATTCGGCGCAATGCGACTGACCGACGCCACCGGCGACGGCACCCATGCGGGCGCAAAGATCTGGCGGGTGCGCACCGACCCCGCCGCGGAGATCGCTGTGCTGCGCCGTGCCGTGGAGCTCGGCGTGCAGCTCGTCGACACCGCCGACGCCTACGCGCTCGGCGAGAGCGAGGAGCTGATCGCCCGGGCGCTGTCCCCGTACGGTGATGACCTCGTGCTTGCGACGAAGGTCGGCAACCTCCGCCCGTCGCCGTCGGAGTGGGTGCCGCTCGGGCACCCGGCGTACCTCACGCAGCAGGTGGAGTTGTCGTTGCGCCGCCTGCGGGTCGACCGGATCCCACTCGTGCAGCTCCACCGCCTCGATCCGAACTACCCGATCGCGGACCAGGTCGGCGCGCTTGCGGAGTTGCGTGCCCAGGGGAAGATCGCCCACATCGGCCTCTCCGAGGTCACCGTCAGCGAACTCGACGAGGCTCGACGCACCGCCCCGATCGCCGCTGTCCAGAATCTCTACAACCTCGCCGCCCGTGATCACGACCCCGTGGTCGATCATTCGGCGGCGTCCGGGATCGCGTTCCTCCCCTTCTTCCCACTCGCCATCGGCGCGCTGGCGCGGCAGGGAAGCGCGGCCGACGCCATCGCGACAGAGCTCGGCGTGACACCGTCCCAGGTCGCACTCGCATGGCTCCTGCACCGGGCTCCCAACGTGATCCCCATCCCGGGGACCACCTCGCCTGCGCACCTGGAAGAGAACGTCCGGGCCGGTCGGGTGGCCCTCAATGAGGAGCATCTCCGCCGGCTCGGCGGGACCGACCCTCGTGTTCCATCTGGGGCTGAACGACGGCGATGA
- a CDS encoding metal-sensing transcriptional repressor, producing MQKRPRRIERQAGGIARIVNEDTCCADILAQVSAATNARETVALARLGGRLSHCVAESSAEGGRAAAERIHEANDAIVLLVRS from the coding sequence CTGCAGAAGCGGCCACGTCGGATCGAGCGGCAGGCGGGTGGCATCGCGCGGATCGTCAACGAGGACACGTGCTGCGCCGACATCCTGGCCCAGGTGTCCGCGGCGACCAACGCCCGGGAGACGGTCGCGCTCGCGCGGCTGGGCGGCCGTCTCAGTCATTGCGTGGCCGAGTCGAGCGCGGAAGGCGGCCGCGCCGCGGCCGAGAGGATTCACGAAGCCAACGATGCGATCGTGCTTCTCGTCCGTTCCTGA
- a CDS encoding helix-turn-helix transcriptional regulator translates to MDDKSEVREFLTTRRGRITPAEAGLPAYGGNRRVAGLRREEVAVLAGVSVDYYTRLERGNLTGASEAVLAGISQALQLNDAETEHLFDLARRANAGPRSHRRSPAPRVRSSIQQVLDAIDNAPAWVLNAAHDMVAANRLAQALHAPVLANPRRPANTARFMFLDPAAKTFWREWDRASDDVAAFLRAETARNPQEEALTDLIDELSAQSEEFRQKWAKHDVRFHRTGTKKLTHPVVGDLDLDFESMEFPADPGFILIVYTAKAGTPSADALRLLTTWAATQDVENPEPSDRTASVTGE, encoded by the coding sequence ATGGACGACAAGAGCGAGGTCCGCGAGTTCCTCACGACGCGCCGCGGACGCATCACCCCGGCCGAGGCGGGTCTGCCGGCCTACGGCGGCAACCGCCGCGTCGCGGGGCTGCGACGTGAAGAGGTCGCCGTGCTCGCGGGTGTCTCGGTCGATTACTACACCCGCCTCGAGCGCGGCAACCTCACCGGCGCCTCGGAGGCGGTGCTGGCGGGCATCTCCCAGGCGCTGCAGTTGAACGACGCCGAGACAGAGCATCTGTTCGACCTCGCCCGCCGCGCCAACGCGGGCCCCCGCTCGCACCGGAGGTCGCCCGCGCCACGCGTCCGATCGTCCATCCAGCAGGTTCTCGATGCGATCGACAACGCCCCCGCATGGGTTCTCAACGCGGCCCACGACATGGTCGCGGCCAACCGGCTCGCCCAGGCGCTGCACGCCCCCGTCCTCGCCAACCCGCGGCGGCCGGCCAACACGGCCCGCTTCATGTTCCTCGACCCGGCTGCCAAGACCTTCTGGCGTGAGTGGGACCGGGCTTCCGACGACGTCGCAGCGTTCCTGCGCGCCGAGACCGCGCGCAACCCGCAAGAAGAGGCGCTCACAGATCTGATCGACGAGCTCTCCGCGCAGAGTGAGGAGTTCCGTCAGAAGTGGGCCAAGCACGACGTGCGGTTCCACCGCACCGGGACGAAGAAGCTCACGCACCCGGTCGTCGGCGATCTCGACCTCGATTTCGAGTCGATGGAGTTCCCCGCCGACCCCGGCTTCATCCTCATCGTCTATACGGCCAAGGCGGGCACCCCGAGTGCCGACGCGCTCCGGCTCCTCACCACCTGGGCCGCGACACAGGATGTCGAGAACCCTGAACCGTCCGACCGCACCGCGTCCGTCACGGGCGAGTGA
- a CDS encoding alcohol dehydrogenase catalytic domain-containing protein: MKATFMYGAGDVRIETVPDPIIQAPTDAIVRTTRACICGSDLHPYHSLPETPEGLSMGHELIGVVEEIGTEVRSVKPGDFVIVPFAFSDNTCVFCREGLHTSCIHGGWYGTPQAAGLQAEYGRVPLADGSLVKVPDVDPRTADESLLASLLTLSDVYLTGYHGAHMGGVGPGKTVTVIGDGAVGLGAVLASKQLGAEQIILMGRHAARTDLGVEFGATTVVAERGEEGIARVIDLTNGEGSHVVIEAVGHMPAYEQAYGIVRPGGIISRVGVPQYESAPIGFASLFAKNARLAGGGAPVRAYLEAAIPQVLSGEINPGKVFDRTVSLDEVPAGYAAMNDRTALKVMVTP; this comes from the coding sequence ATGAAGGCGACATTCATGTACGGCGCCGGTGACGTCCGCATCGAGACGGTCCCGGACCCGATCATCCAGGCTCCGACAGATGCGATCGTCCGAACGACCCGAGCGTGCATCTGCGGCTCGGATCTGCATCCGTACCACTCGCTTCCCGAAACGCCCGAGGGCCTGTCGATGGGGCACGAGCTGATCGGCGTCGTCGAGGAGATCGGCACCGAGGTGAGGAGCGTGAAGCCCGGCGACTTCGTGATCGTGCCGTTCGCGTTCAGTGACAACACCTGCGTGTTCTGCCGCGAGGGCCTCCACACCTCCTGCATCCACGGCGGCTGGTATGGCACGCCCCAGGCGGCCGGCCTCCAGGCGGAGTACGGTCGCGTTCCGCTGGCCGACGGTTCGCTGGTGAAGGTCCCGGATGTCGACCCGCGCACGGCGGACGAGTCCCTGCTGGCGTCGCTGCTGACGTTGTCGGACGTCTACCTCACCGGGTACCACGGTGCGCACATGGGAGGGGTCGGTCCCGGGAAGACCGTGACGGTCATCGGCGATGGTGCTGTCGGCCTCGGCGCCGTGCTGGCCTCGAAGCAGCTCGGCGCCGAGCAGATCATCCTGATGGGTCGCCACGCCGCCCGCACCGATCTCGGCGTCGAGTTCGGTGCGACCACCGTCGTCGCAGAGCGCGGTGAGGAGGGGATCGCGAGGGTCATCGACCTCACGAACGGCGAAGGCTCTCACGTCGTGATCGAGGCGGTGGGTCACATGCCCGCCTATGAGCAGGCCTACGGCATCGTCCGCCCCGGCGGGATCATCTCTCGCGTCGGCGTGCCGCAGTACGAGTCCGCACCCATCGGCTTCGCGTCCCTGTTCGCCAAGAACGCACGGCTGGCCGGGGGAGGCGCTCCGGTGCGCGCCTATCTCGAAGCGGCGATCCCGCAGGTCCTCTCCGGCGAGATCAATCCGGGCAAGGTGTTCGACCGCACGGTCTCGCTCGACGAGGTTCCCGCCGGATACGCGGCGATGAACGATCGCACGGCGCTGAAGGTCATGGTCACTCCCTGA
- a CDS encoding DNA/RNA helicase domain-containing protein translates to MPDQERAILEILKALFDDIETRRRSTMVVAGSPGTGKTVVGISLIKTLRDIATARGVDEAEQGNAISDFFARGYPEMLRGMRVGMVVPQQSLRTSIAKVFDRAPGLDRTMVLTAYDVGRAEEPYDVLVVDEAHRLNHRANQSSGSLNHAFRQINERLFGTDSLEFTQLDWIRARSSHNILLLDAEQTVRPADLPPEVVGEVVGEAKASHLFFPLKTQMRVKAGADYIGFIKAVLAGGSPALPDLGEYDLRLIDDIGTLDALIRQRDREYGLSRLTAGYAWSWKSDPKKKGMKRIPLAERPYDIEIDGYRWRWNSADKDWITSPHALDEIGSIHTVQGYDLNYAGVIIGRDLRLDGATGEIRFDRTQYHDKKGIENNRRRGIVYTDHEIERYVKNIYAVLLTRGIRGTYVYVCDEALRDRLRALVVRSS, encoded by the coding sequence GTGCCGGATCAGGAACGGGCGATCCTGGAGATTCTCAAGGCACTCTTCGACGACATCGAGACGAGACGACGGAGCACGATGGTCGTCGCGGGTAGCCCCGGTACCGGAAAGACCGTCGTAGGCATCTCACTCATAAAGACGTTGCGTGACATCGCGACCGCGCGTGGTGTGGACGAAGCGGAGCAGGGGAACGCGATCTCGGACTTCTTCGCGCGGGGCTATCCCGAGATGCTTCGAGGCATGCGCGTCGGCATGGTCGTGCCGCAGCAGTCGCTTCGCACCTCCATCGCGAAGGTCTTCGACCGAGCGCCGGGACTCGACCGCACCATGGTTCTGACCGCCTACGACGTCGGACGAGCGGAGGAGCCGTACGACGTCCTTGTGGTGGACGAGGCGCACCGGCTGAATCATCGTGCGAACCAGTCCTCGGGTTCACTCAACCACGCATTCCGGCAGATCAATGAGCGGCTGTTCGGCACAGATTCGCTTGAGTTCACGCAGCTCGACTGGATCCGTGCCCGAAGCTCCCACAACATCCTGCTTCTGGATGCGGAGCAGACCGTGCGCCCCGCGGACCTTCCGCCCGAAGTGGTGGGCGAGGTGGTCGGTGAGGCGAAGGCGAGCCATCTCTTCTTCCCGTTGAAGACGCAGATGCGAGTCAAGGCCGGGGCCGACTACATCGGCTTCATCAAGGCCGTGCTGGCTGGAGGCAGCCCTGCGCTTCCCGACCTCGGTGAATACGACCTGCGCCTGATCGACGACATCGGGACGTTGGACGCACTCATTCGGCAGCGTGACCGCGAGTACGGGCTTTCCCGTCTGACGGCGGGATACGCGTGGAGCTGGAAGTCGGATCCGAAGAAGAAGGGGATGAAGCGCATTCCCCTCGCCGAGCGTCCCTACGACATCGAGATCGACGGGTATCGCTGGCGGTGGAACTCGGCTGACAAGGACTGGATCACGTCACCGCACGCGCTGGACGAGATCGGATCGATCCACACTGTCCAGGGCTACGACCTCAACTATGCGGGGGTCATCATCGGACGCGATCTGCGCCTCGACGGAGCGACCGGTGAGATCCGGTTCGACCGAACCCAGTATCACGACAAGAAGGGGATCGAGAACAATCGCCGGCGCGGCATCGTCTACACGGACCACGAGATCGAACGGTACGTCAAGAACATCTATGCGGTGCTCCTCACGCGGGGCATCAGAGGCACCTATGTCTATGTCTGCGATGAGGCGCTCCGCGATCGCCTTCGGGCCCTGGTCGTGCGGAGCTCGTAG
- a CDS encoding nucleotide pyrophosphohydrolase, which yields MADESAMSALRAFIEERDWAQFHSAENLAKSIAIEAGELLEEFQWSPEFDPDRVRLELADVLTYCYELADLLGIDPETIILEKLEITRAKYPTETSRGRSTKYDRL from the coding sequence ATGGCTGATGAGAGCGCGATGAGCGCGCTGCGCGCCTTCATCGAAGAGCGCGACTGGGCACAGTTCCACTCCGCGGAGAACCTCGCGAAGTCGATCGCGATCGAGGCCGGTGAGCTGCTGGAAGAGTTCCAGTGGTCGCCCGAGTTCGATCCGGACCGCGTGCGGCTCGAGCTCGCGGACGTCCTGACCTATTGCTACGAACTGGCGGATCTTCTCGGCATCGACCCGGAGACGATCATCCTCGAGAAGCTCGAGATCACGCGCGCGAAGTACCCGACCGAGACGTCGCGCGGCAGAAGCACGAAGTATGACCGGCTTTGA
- a CDS encoding MerR family transcriptional regulator, whose amino-acid sequence MLARDAASLSIGELSARTGVSVRALRHYEQNGLLTATREGAGHRRFDSDAVETVRRIRLFLDTGLPIAVVSQVMTCFVDGGARLDGCVAAYLREHMDAIRERIDALDRRRDALSRLQQLVVV is encoded by the coding sequence ATGCTCGCACGGGACGCGGCATCCCTCAGCATCGGAGAGCTGTCCGCTCGCACGGGCGTCAGCGTCCGAGCTCTTCGGCATTACGAGCAGAACGGTCTGCTGACGGCGACGCGCGAGGGCGCGGGACATCGCCGATTCGACTCGGACGCGGTCGAGACGGTGCGCAGGATCCGTCTGTTTCTCGACACGGGACTCCCGATCGCCGTCGTGTCCCAGGTCATGACCTGCTTCGTCGACGGCGGCGCGCGGCTGGACGGCTGCGTCGCGGCGTACCTCCGCGAGCACATGGACGCCATACGGGAACGGATCGACGCGCTCGATCGGCGTCGCGACGCCCTCTCCCGGCTCCAGCAGCTCGTGGTCGTCTGA
- a CDS encoding GlxA family transcriptional regulator: MESVAVIVLPGFAPFEFGLACEAFGLDRSDDGIPSFDFRLCTPDPGLVPSNLGFSITVDGDLSFAYEADLVIVVPIPRSTWRSVDLRVIDAVRAAAARDAWLLSVCSGAFVLAAAGVLDGRRATTHWRYADTMSQWYPRIDVDPDVLYVQDGRVVTSAGTAAGLDASLHVLRQVLGAEMANVIARRMVVAPQRDGGQAQFIGQPLPVARSLSLAPVTDWAVENLCLELTVDDLAARAHMSPRTFARRFKADFGTTPAAWLARQRILHAQRMLESTDLGLDRIAEECGFGSAAVLRQNFSRVLGVSPTAYRGRFRCDDPATPTEPADLASASSVA; this comes from the coding sequence ATGGAGAGCGTCGCGGTGATCGTGCTTCCGGGCTTCGCCCCTTTCGAGTTCGGTCTCGCGTGCGAGGCCTTCGGGCTCGATCGTTCCGACGACGGCATCCCCTCCTTCGACTTCCGGCTCTGCACACCCGATCCCGGGCTCGTGCCGTCCAACCTCGGATTCTCGATCACCGTCGACGGTGACCTCTCCTTCGCCTACGAGGCCGATCTCGTGATCGTCGTGCCGATCCCGCGATCGACGTGGCGTTCTGTCGACCTCCGGGTGATCGATGCCGTCCGGGCTGCCGCAGCGCGGGACGCGTGGCTCCTGAGCGTGTGCAGCGGTGCGTTCGTGCTCGCGGCTGCGGGTGTGCTCGACGGGCGTCGCGCGACGACGCACTGGCGCTACGCGGACACCATGAGCCAGTGGTACCCGCGGATCGACGTCGATCCCGATGTGCTGTACGTGCAGGACGGCCGTGTCGTCACGAGCGCGGGCACGGCGGCGGGCCTCGACGCGTCGCTGCACGTGCTGCGTCAGGTGCTCGGGGCCGAGATGGCCAACGTGATCGCGCGCCGCATGGTCGTCGCGCCGCAGCGCGACGGCGGACAGGCGCAGTTCATCGGCCAGCCGCTTCCGGTCGCGCGGTCGCTCTCGCTGGCGCCCGTGACAGACTGGGCCGTCGAGAACCTCTGCCTCGAGCTGACCGTCGACGATCTCGCGGCCCGGGCGCACATGTCCCCGCGCACGTTCGCTCGGCGCTTCAAGGCCGACTTCGGAACGACGCCCGCCGCCTGGCTCGCTCGCCAGCGCATCCTGCATGCCCAGCGCATGCTCGAGAGCACCGATCTCGGTCTCGACCGTATCGCCGAGGAGTGCGGATTCGGTTCCGCGGCGGTGCTCCGCCAGAACTTCTCCCGCGTGCTCGGCGTCAGCCCCACGGCGTACCGCGGTCGGTTCCGCTGCGACGATCCGGCGACTCCCACTGAACCCGCAGACCTCGCATCCGCGTCATCCGTCGCTTGA